A stretch of Deferribacter autotrophicus DNA encodes these proteins:
- a CDS encoding molybdopterin-dependent oxidoreductase, translating into MKLADLKISRRKFLAASGTTAAAIAMAGGLSSLKAVASEHSAESSNGGERGRKFIPSTCAICVNKCGLIAEVVDGRIKKLNPNPKYLKSRGMLCARGNAGAAVPYDPNRLKKPLLRVGKRGEGKWKEISWDEAFKYVANKLAELKQKYENRSTVLFASTEGFQEEFFYFLAQSYGSLNTVRHPTLCLASVIQGWMSVFGTYPDADMRNAEFVLMFGANRAEGLVTPDSVDFQRFKPKGQQLIYFDPRFTNTAAKADKWYPIKPGTDMALVLALINVIISENLYDKEFVEKYTYGFDKLAEHVKKYTPEWAEKECEIPASEIRWIAREFAKYAPRSLVYPGRRSSWYVNDTYFRRACAILTAICGSWDVPGGIVPKSKIALAKHDDIVFPVFDMAEDRIDKEAKGIIKELLPDDERTSAGLPTDSCTFLGEKDGSWLALREAVLKGEPYPVKGMMVYKQNPVESVPERRKTLKMLEQMEFICVIDVQMSDTAWFADIVLPESTYLERWDPCHGESGIWPVVAFRQPVIKPLFDTKSMHEIAAGIVDEMLKIPALWDDADPEEVEEFKETVVEEIFHKTTEEFVRHQLSKYPGAFEKCKKEGTFYLTDKPHYGKTRKPGFRFKTRSGKIELYNLKYEAKGLDPLPVYRRPKDAPGKYRFIVGRHGFYTHTSTQNNPYLWELLKENVIWINTKEAKKLGINTGDYVIVKSEVGEQRVKAYVTEKIRPDCVYYAHGYGRLSPWLKLVYKKGGSQAAIIKSAIEPISGNAAMHETFVEIRKA; encoded by the coding sequence ATGAAGCTAGCAGATTTAAAAATTAGCAGAAGAAAGTTTTTAGCAGCCTCAGGTACTACTGCAGCAGCCATCGCAATGGCTGGTGGATTATCAAGTTTAAAAGCAGTGGCATCTGAGCACAGTGCAGAATCAAGTAATGGTGGTGAACGTGGAAGAAAGTTCATTCCTTCTACATGTGCAATATGCGTTAATAAGTGTGGATTGATTGCTGAAGTTGTGGATGGAAGAATCAAAAAGCTAAACCCTAACCCAAAATATCTTAAAAGTAGAGGGATGTTGTGTGCTAGAGGAAATGCAGGGGCTGCAGTTCCTTATGATCCAAACAGGTTGAAAAAACCTTTACTGAGAGTTGGAAAAAGAGGTGAAGGTAAGTGGAAAGAGATTAGCTGGGATGAGGCTTTCAAATATGTGGCAAACAAGCTGGCTGAGTTGAAACAGAAATATGAAAATAGATCTACCGTATTGTTTGCATCCACTGAAGGGTTTCAAGAAGAATTTTTCTACTTCTTGGCACAGTCTTATGGTTCTCTCAATACCGTTAGACATCCAACCCTTTGTCTGGCATCAGTAATTCAAGGATGGATGTCTGTTTTTGGGACATATCCAGATGCGGATATGAGAAACGCTGAATTTGTTCTTATGTTTGGAGCAAATAGAGCTGAAGGGCTTGTGACTCCTGATTCTGTAGATTTTCAGAGATTTAAACCAAAAGGGCAGCAGCTTATATACTTTGACCCAAGATTTACCAATACTGCTGCCAAAGCGGATAAATGGTATCCAATTAAGCCTGGTACCGATATGGCTCTTGTTCTCGCTTTGATAAATGTAATCATTAGCGAGAATTTGTATGATAAAGAGTTTGTTGAGAAATATACTTACGGTTTTGATAAGCTTGCAGAACATGTAAAAAAATACACACCTGAGTGGGCTGAAAAAGAGTGTGAAATTCCTGCATCTGAAATCAGATGGATTGCTAGAGAATTCGCAAAGTACGCTCCAAGAAGTCTTGTGTATCCAGGTAGAAGGAGCTCTTGGTATGTAAATGACACATATTTCAGAAGAGCATGTGCCATCTTAACGGCTATTTGTGGTAGCTGGGATGTTCCTGGCGGTATTGTACCTAAATCAAAGATAGCTTTGGCTAAACATGATGACATAGTTTTCCCTGTTTTCGATATGGCTGAAGATAGAATTGATAAGGAAGCTAAAGGAATTATCAAAGAACTTCTCCCTGATGATGAAAGAACATCAGCTGGACTACCCACTGATTCCTGTACCTTCTTAGGTGAAAAGGATGGTAGCTGGCTTGCATTAAGGGAAGCTGTGCTTAAAGGTGAGCCATATCCTGTGAAAGGGATGATGGTTTACAAACAAAACCCTGTTGAATCTGTACCAGAAAGACGTAAGACACTGAAAATGCTTGAACAGATGGAATTTATCTGCGTAATTGATGTGCAGATGTCCGATACAGCTTGGTTTGCAGATATTGTGTTGCCTGAATCTACATATCTTGAAAGATGGGATCCTTGTCATGGTGAGTCAGGTATATGGCCAGTAGTTGCTTTTAGACAACCTGTAATCAAGCCATTGTTTGATACAAAGTCAATGCATGAAATTGCTGCTGGAATCGTGGATGAAATGTTGAAGATTCCTGCACTTTGGGATGATGCTGATCCTGAAGAGGTGGAAGAATTTAAAGAGACTGTAGTTGAAGAGATTTTCCATAAAACAACAGAAGAATTTGTAAGACATCAGCTATCTAAATATCCAGGTGCTTTTGAAAAGTGTAAGAAGGAAGGGACCTTTTATCTAACAGATAAACCCCATTATGGCAAAACAAGGAAACCAGGATTCAGATTTAAAACACGTTCCGGTAAAATTGAACTGTACAACCTTAAATATGAAGCGAAAGGGCTTGATCCTCTTCCAGTATACAGAAGGCCAAAAGATGCGCCTGGTAAGTATAGATTTATTGTGGGAAGACATGGGTTTTATACCCATACAAGTACCCAGAATAACCCATATTTATGGGAGCTTTTAAAAGAGAATGTGATCTGGATAAATACCAAAGAGGCTAAGAAACTGGGTATTAACACAGGGGATTATGTAATTGTGAAGAGTGAAGTGGGTGAACAAAGAGTAAAAGCATATGTTACAGAAAAGATTAGGCCTGATTGTGTTTATTATGCCCATGGTTATGGAAGATTATCTCCTTGGTTGAAGCTGGTTTATAAGAAAGGCGGATCACAAGCTGCTATTATAAAGAGTGCCATTGAACCGATTTCAGGCAATGCAGCAATGCATGAAACTTTTGTTGAAATCAGGAAAGCGTAA
- the flgB gene encoding flagellar basal body rod protein FlgB produces MNIFSATQIDKLGFALDVTSYKNKIIAENIANVDTPFYKAKKLDFNEVMKNAFDNGKKLPLYVTNPKHLMGKNDLISPASFVKYQNNMSVRNDGNDVNLEYEMSEMASNGILFNMLSQITGYEFTRLKSAIQGR; encoded by the coding sequence ATGAATATCTTTAGCGCTACACAAATTGATAAACTTGGTTTTGCTCTTGATGTAACCTCTTATAAAAACAAGATAATTGCTGAAAATATTGCAAATGTAGATACCCCTTTTTATAAAGCGAAAAAACTTGATTTTAATGAAGTTATGAAGAACGCATTTGATAACGGGAAAAAACTTCCTCTCTATGTTACGAATCCAAAACATTTAATGGGAAAAAATGATTTGATATCTCCCGCATCCTTTGTGAAATACCAAAATAATATGTCTGTCAGAAATGATGGGAATGATGTGAATCTCGAATATGAAATGAGTGAAATGGCATCAAATGGTATTCTTTTTAATATGCTTTCACAAATTACTGGTTATGAATTTACAAGGTTGAAAAGTGCAATTCAGGGTAGATAG
- a CDS encoding cytochrome c: MKKVLIFVLVSFFASMTIYAGKSPDAGRNIWKKYCRLACHDGKKVDFPKLAPNSKTQEQWKNVFANNRKYLMDVHKGIDFGKLKDIDWKKIEMFVVNHAYDSNQPESCETTEYFVK, translated from the coding sequence ATGAAAAAAGTTCTTATTTTTGTTTTAGTTAGTTTTTTTGCTTCTATGACAATTTATGCTGGGAAATCACCAGATGCAGGAAGAAACATTTGGAAAAAGTATTGTAGACTTGCGTGTCATGATGGTAAAAAAGTCGATTTTCCTAAGTTGGCTCCAAATTCAAAGACTCAAGAACAATGGAAAAATGTTTTTGCCAATAATAGAAAATATTTGATGGATGTACATAAGGGTATAGATTTTGGCAAGTTAAAGGATATTGATTGGAAAAAGATCGAAATGTTTGTGGTAAATCATGCATATGATTCTAATCAGCCTGAGAGTTGCGAAACTACAGAGTATTTCGTAAAATAA
- the flgC gene encoding flagellar basal body rod protein FlgC, whose product MSFFDVLKISATGLSAQRIRINVISSNLANANTTRTEEGGPYKRKDIVFREILEGELAGGVKVEKVIEDEKPPVLKYEPGHPDANEEGYVAYPNINPIEEMVNMLEASRSYEANVTVLNTAKQLALKALEIGRA is encoded by the coding sequence ATGAGTTTTTTTGATGTTTTAAAGATATCAGCAACAGGTTTGTCAGCACAGAGAATAAGAATTAATGTTATCTCATCAAATCTTGCCAATGCCAATACTACAAGAACGGAAGAGGGTGGTCCCTACAAAAGGAAAGATATTGTATTTAGAGAGATTTTAGAAGGGGAACTTGCCGGTGGTGTAAAGGTAGAAAAGGTCATCGAAGATGAAAAACCTCCAGTTTTGAAATATGAACCAGGACACCCAGATGCCAATGAAGAAGGATATGTGGCCTATCCTAATATAAATCCAATAGAAGAGATGGTTAATATGCTTGAGGCATCAAGAAGTTATGAAGCAAACGTTACAGTATTAAACACTGCAAAGCAACTTGCTTTGAAAGCTCTTG
- a CDS encoding NifB/NifX family molybdenum-iron cluster-binding protein codes for MKIAIPLTEDNRISEHFGHASKFFIATVENENIVESNYYVAPAHQFGSYPMWLISQGVGVLLCKGIGHKAVEMLESKGIEVFSNVPGYNPTEAIEKFLKSELTKVGGFCSGGNSCH; via the coding sequence ATGAAAATAGCAATACCTTTAACTGAAGATAATAGGATTAGTGAACATTTTGGCCATGCTTCAAAATTTTTTATTGCAACCGTTGAAAATGAAAATATTGTTGAATCAAATTATTATGTAGCTCCTGCACATCAGTTTGGTTCGTACCCAATGTGGCTTATTTCACAAGGGGTAGGTGTTTTGTTGTGTAAAGGTATAGGGCATAAGGCTGTTGAGATGCTTGAGAGTAAAGGTATAGAAGTTTTTTCCAATGTGCCAGGTTACAATCCTACTGAAGCAATTGAAAAGTTTTTAAAAAGTGAATTGACTAAAGTTGGCGGATTTTGTTCTGGAGGAAATAGCTGTCATTAA
- a CDS encoding NAD(P)/FAD-dependent oxidoreductase, whose translation MIYKEPVSIKNLKFKNRFIMAPIKTGYGSPNGDVNERHLTYYDNVSKSGVAMIILEPVSVSQSGKEHPKQITIHLENSVENLKKIVNLLHKNDCLACINLNHAGRAANPKATGMPPKAPSSITCPSTGQTPEELTKDEIEAILHDYEVAVKRAVEAGFDAIEIQCGHGYLVHQFLSERLNKRNDEYGKDKTLFLRKVLEIAANNAPNTVKFIRISANEFVEEGITPEKNKIILDLAKEYGFDAIHCGLGNACDTSPWYYSHMALPENMQIEAFKAIKNMTDLPIIAAGRMADLEKIKLFERENIADFIAFGRPLIADHNLVNKILEDKTDDIVYCGYCLQGCLYNVRNGKGLGCIVNPEIDKKPVTKTDNPKKVAVIGGGPAGMSAAITLSKMGHKPTLFEKNNELGGQFRLAPLAPHKETMTRPLEGLINETIKHVKDIKLNYAFTENDIDGFDYYIVATGSRQNIPEIENLDAQYWITSLEFFENSKPVKGKRVLIIGAGMVGMEAAEVLVEKGYDVVITKRTDTIANDMEPITKNLMLKRLQNKPNIKIMPNTKVLKFEKNGVVYEHEGKKGKWEPFDTVIVASGMLPNHELHTLLVKKRKNVLVVGDANCPEDIFAATQQGYKAAISIE comes from the coding sequence ATGATTTACAAAGAACCTGTTTCAATCAAAAACTTAAAATTCAAGAATAGATTTATCATGGCACCGATAAAAACCGGGTACGGCTCACCTAATGGTGATGTCAATGAAAGACATCTCACCTACTACGATAATGTATCAAAAAGTGGCGTAGCAATGATTATTTTAGAACCTGTGTCCGTATCCCAAAGTGGCAAAGAACACCCAAAGCAGATTACCATACATCTTGAGAATAGCGTAGAAAATTTAAAAAAGATTGTGAATTTACTACATAAAAACGATTGTCTTGCTTGCATCAATTTAAACCATGCAGGCCGGGCTGCCAATCCCAAGGCAACAGGAATGCCCCCAAAGGCACCATCATCCATAACCTGCCCATCCACAGGACAGACCCCAGAAGAACTTACCAAAGATGAAATTGAAGCAATTTTACACGATTATGAAGTAGCTGTAAAAAGAGCCGTCGAAGCTGGATTTGATGCCATTGAAATACAGTGTGGACACGGATACCTGGTGCATCAGTTTTTATCAGAGCGATTAAACAAAAGAAATGACGAATATGGTAAAGATAAAACTCTCTTTTTAAGAAAAGTTTTAGAAATCGCTGCAAATAATGCACCTAACACCGTGAAATTTATAAGAATCTCCGCAAATGAATTCGTAGAAGAAGGTATTACACCTGAAAAAAATAAAATAATTTTAGACCTTGCTAAAGAATATGGCTTTGACGCTATCCATTGCGGCCTTGGAAATGCTTGTGATACTTCACCATGGTATTATAGCCACATGGCACTACCTGAAAATATGCAAATTGAAGCATTCAAAGCAATAAAAAATATGACAGACCTGCCTATAATTGCTGCAGGTAGAATGGCTGATTTGGAGAAAATCAAGCTTTTCGAACGTGAAAATATTGCAGATTTTATTGCATTTGGAAGACCTCTTATTGCTGATCATAATTTGGTTAATAAAATATTAGAAGATAAAACCGATGATATTGTTTATTGCGGCTATTGTTTGCAAGGATGTTTATATAATGTAAGAAATGGTAAGGGACTTGGCTGTATTGTAAATCCAGAAATTGATAAAAAACCTGTCACAAAAACAGACAATCCTAAAAAAGTTGCCGTTATAGGTGGTGGTCCTGCCGGTATGAGTGCAGCAATTACACTTTCAAAAATGGGACATAAACCAACTTTATTTGAAAAAAACAATGAGCTTGGTGGGCAATTCAGATTAGCTCCCCTTGCTCCTCACAAAGAAACAATGACAAGACCATTGGAAGGGTTAATTAATGAAACTATAAAACATGTAAAAGATATTAAATTGAATTATGCTTTTACTGAAAATGACATAGACGGTTTTGATTATTATATTGTAGCCACAGGCTCAAGACAAAACATCCCTGAAATTGAAAATTTAGACGCTCAATATTGGATAACAAGCCTAGAGTTTTTTGAAAACTCAAAACCGGTTAAAGGTAAAAGAGTCCTAATAATCGGTGCTGGAATGGTGGGGATGGAAGCTGCAGAGGTATTGGTGGAAAAAGGGTATGATGTGGTAATTACAAAAAGAACAGACACCATTGCCAATGATATGGAGCCTATAACCAAAAACCTTATGTTAAAGCGTCTCCAAAATAAACCAAATATCAAGATTATGCCTAATACTAAGGTCTTAAAGTTTGAAAAAAATGGTGTAGTTTATGAACACGAAGGTAAAAAGGGGAAATGGGAGCCTTTCGACACTGTAATTGTGGCCTCAGGAATGTTGCCAAACCACGAATTGCATACATTACTTGTGAAAAAACGCAAAAATGTTTTAGTTGTCGGAGATGCAAACTGTCCAGAAGATATTTTCGCAGCCACTCAACAAGGATACAAAGCAGCAATCTCAATCGAATAA
- a CDS encoding ATP-binding protein has translation MKEIVVVSGKGGAGKSTVTASLAYFLNHNDVLVDADVDAADLHILMKPDIETEKDFYSGLEFVIDNDVCTNCDECRQKCEYDAINVIDGRYLIDGIACEGCGFCSYVCSVEAISSSEKLTGKKYISNTRFGFKMVHAKLNVAEENSGKLVAEVKKDARELAEKQNSEIILVDGPPGVGCSTISALSNADIALLVVESTVSGLHDIKRCMELLQHFKSKICVIINKFGLNPDIDCEILNYFEDKEVEMLGKVDYSLNVVDSLKRCMVLPEYAELYKKVFAEIFDGLKKM, from the coding sequence TTGAAAGAGATAGTGGTTGTTAGTGGAAAAGGTGGTGCAGGTAAATCTACGGTAACTGCATCCCTTGCATATTTTTTGAACCACAATGATGTATTAGTGGATGCGGATGTTGATGCGGCTGATTTACATATTTTGATGAAGCCTGATATTGAAACGGAAAAGGATTTTTATTCCGGATTAGAGTTCGTAATCGATAATGATGTTTGTACTAATTGTGATGAATGTCGTCAGAAGTGTGAATATGACGCCATAAATGTAATTGATGGGCGTTATCTTATTGATGGGATTGCTTGCGAAGGGTGTGGTTTTTGTAGCTATGTTTGCTCAGTGGAAGCCATTTCATCAAGTGAGAAGTTAACCGGTAAAAAATATATTTCGAACACAAGGTTCGGCTTTAAAATGGTTCATGCAAAACTAAATGTTGCGGAGGAGAATTCCGGTAAATTGGTGGCTGAGGTTAAAAAAGATGCGAGAGAATTGGCCGAAAAGCAAAATAGTGAAATTATTCTTGTGGATGGGCCTCCTGGAGTAGGATGTAGTACTATATCTGCACTATCTAATGCTGATATAGCGTTGTTAGTGGTGGAATCAACAGTTTCAGGATTACACGATATAAAAAGGTGTATGGAGCTATTACAACATTTTAAGAGTAAGATATGCGTAATTATTAATAAATTTGGATTAAACCCTGACATAGATTGCGAAATTTTAAATTATTTTGAAGATAAAGAAGTTGAGATGCTTGGGAAAGTTGATTATTCGCTGAATGTTGTAGATTCATTAAAAAGATGTATGGTGCTACCTGAGTACGCTGAACTTTATAAAAAAGTTTTTGCTGAAATTTTTGATGGGTTAAAGAAAATGTGA
- the nrfD gene encoding NrfD/PsrC family molybdoenzyme membrane anchor subunit, with amino-acid sequence MSAHVEKKSFFSVNKEIPAYPFIFIGLILLAIGGIAVLQVLMKGHEAVYAVNREVPWGLLIATYAYFVITSTGLAFIGGLAHAFGYEKYGKISKRIVVMAFVILLAGFTQIGMEIGHPIRLMIYLILSPNLRAPIVWMGVFYSIELVILAIELYLVFNPKGASHTASAIVGFFALLVGTVATSNLGYVFGSLNARPFYHGIYFSTFLVISGITAGAAMLMLIHNIVYKGRIPSDLEESMTALGKLMGMGIGMMIFLYFWKIMSSLYTEPKGAYEAILALLKGPLSLNFWIGEVLLAVVLPLLIIVVTKAKSMKALGVAGFIYMIGLFFTRYDFIVAGQLPPMRAGYEGSGVHTTISGLAHYSPSTGEWMIFALGWGVFLFLYFAAEKFLNLETEHH; translated from the coding sequence ATGTCTGCTCATGTAGAAAAGAAATCATTTTTTAGCGTAAATAAGGAAATTCCAGCCTATCCATTTATTTTCATAGGTTTAATTTTGTTGGCTATTGGTGGGATAGCTGTTTTGCAAGTATTGATGAAAGGACATGAAGCTGTTTATGCTGTCAATAGAGAAGTACCTTGGGGATTGCTGATTGCAACCTACGCATATTTTGTTATTACTTCTACCGGGCTTGCTTTTATAGGTGGTTTGGCTCACGCTTTCGGTTATGAGAAATATGGAAAAATCAGCAAAAGAATAGTTGTTATGGCGTTTGTGATCCTATTGGCAGGTTTTACTCAAATTGGTATGGAGATTGGCCATCCTATTAGACTTATGATATATTTGATTTTATCTCCTAATTTGAGAGCTCCTATTGTTTGGATGGGTGTGTTCTATTCCATCGAGCTTGTAATCCTTGCCATAGAATTATACCTTGTGTTTAATCCTAAGGGTGCAAGCCATACTGCATCAGCTATTGTGGGATTTTTTGCACTGCTCGTAGGTACAGTTGCTACAAGTAACCTTGGTTATGTTTTCGGATCCCTAAATGCGAGACCTTTTTACCATGGTATATATTTCTCAACATTTCTTGTAATTTCAGGGATTACAGCTGGCGCTGCTATGCTTATGTTAATCCACAATATTGTTTATAAAGGAAGAATCCCATCCGATTTAGAAGAATCAATGACTGCTCTTGGTAAATTAATGGGGATGGGAATAGGGATGATGATATTCCTTTATTTCTGGAAGATAATGTCATCTTTGTACACTGAGCCAAAGGGAGCGTATGAAGCTATTCTTGCTTTGTTAAAAGGACCTTTAAGTTTGAATTTCTGGATTGGTGAAGTTTTATTGGCTGTTGTGTTACCATTACTCATTATTGTAGTTACTAAAGCTAAAAGCATGAAAGCTTTGGGTGTGGCTGGATTTATTTACATGATAGGGCTATTCTTTACGAGATACGATTTTATTGTGGCAGGTCAGTTACCACCAATGAGAGCTGGTTATGAAGGTTCTGGAGTTCATACAACCATTTCCGGTTTGGCTCATTATTCTCCATCTACTGGAGAATGGATGATATTTGCACTTGGTTGGGGTGTATTTCTCTTCTTATATTTTGCCGCTGAAAAGTTTCTGAATTTGGAAACAGAGCATCACTAA
- a CDS encoding 4Fe-4S dicluster domain-containing protein has protein sequence MSKKHYAIVLDTKKCLNCKACTVACKFENGVPVGDETYRIWVTELPLQGHFPNLHQEYQPSQCQHCENTPCESVCPTHATYKTEEGVVLVDYDKCILCKACMTACPYDARFVSEHHKAIEKCTMCYHRLSEGREPACVETCPTKVRVFGDLNDPNSEVSKLLASRAYYQLKPDRNTRPRLFYLK, from the coding sequence ATGAGTAAAAAGCATTATGCTATAGTTTTAGATACAAAAAAATGTTTAAACTGTAAGGCCTGCACCGTTGCCTGTAAGTTTGAAAACGGTGTTCCTGTCGGAGATGAAACATATAGAATTTGGGTAACTGAGTTGCCATTACAAGGACATTTTCCTAATTTACATCAGGAATATCAACCTTCTCAATGTCAGCACTGTGAAAACACCCCTTGTGAAAGTGTATGTCCTACTCATGCGACATATAAGACCGAAGAAGGGGTGGTATTGGTTGATTATGATAAATGTATACTTTGTAAGGCATGTATGACTGCATGTCCTTATGATGCAAGATTTGTCAGCGAGCATCATAAGGCTATTGAAAAATGTACAATGTGTTATCACAGACTCAGTGAAGGTAGAGAGCCAGCATGTGTGGAAACATGCCCAACTAAGGTTAGGGTGTTTGGAGATCTGAATGATCCTAATAGTGAAGTGAGCAAGTTGCTGGCATCAAGGGCATATTATCAGTTGAAACCTGATAGAAATACTCGCCCAAGATTATTTTACTTAAAGTAG
- a CDS encoding DUF134 domain-containing protein, which produces MARPSKVRMVAFKPKYYEFKPKGVPSTELEKVELAMDELEAVRLADYEGLDHEEAAELMGISRPTFSRLVEKARRKVAEMLIESKELVIEGGSVEFVRRHRCRRCGKETGFLGSKHKCKKVEK; this is translated from the coding sequence ATGGCAAGACCAAGTAAGGTAAGAATGGTTGCTTTTAAACCAAAATATTATGAATTTAAGCCGAAGGGAGTTCCAAGTACGGAGCTTGAAAAAGTGGAACTTGCTATGGATGAGTTGGAAGCGGTCAGGTTGGCAGATTATGAAGGGCTTGATCACGAAGAAGCTGCAGAGCTTATGGGGATTTCTAGACCCACTTTTTCAAGGTTGGTAGAAAAGGCTAGAAGAAAGGTGGCAGAAATGCTCATAGAATCGAAAGAGCTTGTTATTGAGGGTGGAAGTGTTGAGTTTGTTAGAAGGCACAGATGCCGTAGATGTGGTAAGGAAACAGGATTTTTAGGAAGTAAGCATAAATGCAAAAAAGTTGAAAAATAA
- a CDS encoding DUF5320 domain-containing protein yields the protein MPGFDRTGPIGEGPRTGRGLGRCNGNVENRENTNAEYPVRRRLRDGSCHNGRGQGLGRGYGRGFGCRRG from the coding sequence ATGCCAGGATTTGATAGAACTGGACCAATAGGTGAAGGCCCAAGAACAGGTAGAGGCCTTGGAAGATGTAATGGGAATGTTGAAAACAGAGAAAATACTAATGCGGAATATCCAGTAAGAAGAAGATTAAGAGATGGCAGCTGCCATAATGGTAGAGGTCAAGGGTTAGGCAGAGGATACGGACGTGGTTTTGGATGTAGACGAGGATAA
- a CDS encoding AAA family ATPase produces MKVAVISGKGGTGKTTFAINFSKFLSKIGKKVLLADLDVEEPNGNLFFNYPLKYSESYTYIPKLIKENCAYCRECAEKCMFKALAVSKGFWMLFPELCHGCRACEYVCKFEAIAEDKRCIGKIGINEVNNPSFIEGRLNVGEVLTTSLIKDVKKKIKRIEEKYEVVVMDAPPGTSCPVIEVVKDVDKVIVVAEDSPFGFYDFTLIHDLLSELNKDYHLVINKFKDGKEIIPFCDKESINVLAKIPLEKNIAYKYSKGEFALDEYDEVFRDVYNKLIEVEN; encoded by the coding sequence GTGAAAGTTGCAGTTATTAGTGGCAAGGGTGGTACAGGTAAAACCACCTTTGCCATTAATTTTTCAAAATTTCTTAGCAAAATAGGTAAAAAAGTTTTATTGGCTGACCTTGATGTGGAAGAGCCGAACGGTAATCTATTTTTTAACTATCCATTAAAATATAGTGAGTCTTATACTTATATTCCAAAACTGATAAAGGAAAATTGTGCATACTGCAGAGAATGTGCAGAGAAGTGCATGTTTAAAGCTTTAGCGGTTTCTAAAGGTTTCTGGATGCTTTTTCCGGAGCTTTGCCATGGTTGTAGAGCGTGTGAATACGTATGTAAATTTGAAGCTATAGCGGAAGATAAAAGGTGCATAGGGAAAATAGGTATTAATGAAGTGAATAATCCTTCATTTATTGAGGGGAGATTAAATGTCGGTGAAGTGCTTACAACTTCTTTGATCAAAGATGTGAAAAAGAAAATAAAGAGAATTGAAGAAAAATACGAAGTGGTTGTAATGGATGCCCCTCCTGGAACATCATGCCCTGTTATTGAAGTGGTAAAGGATGTTGATAAGGTGATTGTTGTAGCTGAAGATTCCCCTTTTGGATTTTATGATTTTACATTGATTCACGATTTGCTTAGCGAATTAAATAAAGATTATCATCTCGTTATAAATAAATTTAAAGATGGGAAAGAAATAATACCTTTTTGTGATAAAGAAAGTATTAATGTTCTTGCTAAAATTCCATTGGAGAAAAATATAGCATATAAGTATTCAAAGGGAGAATTTGCGCTGGATGAGTATGACGAAGTTTTTCGAGATGTTTATAATAAGTTAATTGAGGTAGAAAATTGA
- a CDS encoding NifB/NifX family molybdenum-iron cluster-binding protein, translating into MKILVTALKDDVNEKMDPRFGRARYWYVYDTEKNEGYFIDNSKNMSLDHGAGIQAATSIVDEGVDVLITGSVGPKAFSVLEANNIRIFKGYADLSVKENIEGFNKDELEEIQSAGKPHI; encoded by the coding sequence ATGAAAATATTGGTTACAGCCTTAAAAGATGATGTAAATGAGAAGATGGATCCAAGGTTTGGACGTGCGAGATACTGGTATGTTTATGATACTGAAAAGAATGAGGGGTATTTTATAGATAATTCTAAAAATATGTCTCTTGATCATGGTGCAGGGATTCAGGCTGCTACTTCAATTGTGGACGAGGGAGTAGATGTGTTAATTACGGGAAGTGTTGGACCTAAAGCTTTTAGTGTTTTGGAAGCAAACAACATAAGGATTTTTAAAGGGTATGCGGATTTAAGTGTAAAAGAAAATATCGAGGGTTTTAATAAAGATGAGTTAGAAGAAATACAAAGTGCTGGTAAGCCACACATATAA